From Watersipora subatra chromosome 8, tzWatSuba1.1, whole genome shotgun sequence, a single genomic window includes:
- the LOC137401831 gene encoding uncharacterized protein yields the protein MLKMIQRKRDEQNSNYNISPTSSGEKLAEINSLKEQYDEIEKKVLENRQKSKVHITDFLEDVVLDKWRSLRNHREMLETKIKHSPPDDIVRGFKAMKKQMDNFIVEELPKLEVGEQLQVRQTGEKREIELKIVSAEDIVVNNNQHPVVLQQPQLPLFQPPPKSITLLKSIKLPSEPISVCQHEGVTYVGLYNGTVSRIDSNYTLHNSIISTSGRVESISLHVNRLYILSRSEPCTTLRNISCPLLSNNMVSICAGYGDDVIITDCKTKKVFRFNITTGNVMWTFTHPYHLLGLVCYGDYILVAAFNSSIIYTLNYTTGRKVSEMRGAGIGHGSICSLSVNGNTLVAPQWHTNNVFFYKLSEK from the exons ATGCTAAAGATGATTCAGAGGAAGAGAGATGAGCAG AACTCTAACTATAACATATCCCCTACTTCAAGCGGAGAAAAGCTAGCTGAG ATAAACTCACTGAAGGAGCAGTATGATGAAATAGAGAAGAAGGTGCTTGAGAACAGACAGAAGTCTAAAGTACACATTACTGACTTTCTGGAGGATGTTGTTCTTGACAAGTGGAGAAGTCTCAGGAATCACAGAGAAATGTTGGAGACTAAAATCAAACATTCTCCACCA gatgacattgtgagaggattcaagGCGATGAAGAAACAAATggacaattttattgttgagGAGCTTCCAAAGCTGGAAGTGGGAGAACAACTCCAAGTAAGGCAAACGG gtgaaaagcgtgagattgAGTTGAAGATTGTTTCAGCTGAGGACATAGTAGTTAACAATAACCAGCACCCTGTAGTCCTTCAACAACCACAACTTCCTTTATTCCAGCCTCCTCCAAAGTCTATAACTCTACTCAAATCCATAAAACTACCATCAGAGCCTATATCAGTATGTCAGCATGAAGGCGTTACATATGTAGGATtgtataatggtacagtcagTAGAATTGATAGCAACTACACGCTGCATAACTCAATCATCTCTACTTCTGGTCGTGTTGAGTCCATCAGCCTCCATGTGAACAGACTATACATATTGTCTCGTAGTGAACCTTGCACG ACTCTGCGCAACATCAGCTGCCCCCTTTTGAGTAATAATATGGTCTCGATATGCGCTGGATAtggtgatgatgtcatcataaCTGACTGTAAGACAAAGAAAGTCTTCAGATTTAACATCACCACTGGGAATGTCATGTGGACTTTCACCCATCCTTATCATCTACTAGGTCTGGTGTGCTATGGAGACTACATACTGGTAGCTGCATTCAACAGCAGTATCATCTACACACTCAACTATACTACAG GTAGGAAAGTATCAGAGATGAGAGGTGCTGGTATTGGTCATGGCAGTATTTGTAGTTTGAGTGTTAATGGTAACACCTTGGTTGCACCCCAGTGGCATACTAACAATGTGTTCTTCTATAAACTGAGTGAGAAATAA